In a single window of the Luteolibacter sp. Y139 genome:
- a CDS encoding amidohydrolase family protein has product MDQSMEGESKVKGQWSLIDCDVHCTPLYPDEIVSRLPAYFRTQGLVLPGGPGLPHPTGVRRVDARGPQGEPAGSLPEKMREQLLDAYGVDFAVLIEAKLLTVGVHPDTHFGNEIARAHNDWLREKWLPADPRFLGSMLINLLDPTAAAAEIRRVAGSERIVQVVMTSATRIPLGDRIYWPIYEAACEAGLPVAVHPGAEGKGVAGQFSAGFPASYLEWHTNLSQNFMAQLTSLLCRGAMSQFPELRFVMVEGGFGWVPHLLWRLDKNWKGLRSTVPWLDRPPSEYVLERVRFTSQPVEEPPSNDQLLELLHMMQAERTLMFSSDYPHWDNDSPLRAFPRLPEEMKERIFWKNAAELYRL; this is encoded by the coding sequence CACCGCTTTATCCGGACGAAATTGTCTCCAGGTTACCGGCTTATTTTCGCACCCAGGGGCTGGTGCTGCCGGGCGGGCCGGGATTGCCGCATCCGACCGGCGTCCGGCGTGTCGATGCGCGCGGGCCGCAGGGCGAACCAGCGGGTTCGCTGCCGGAGAAGATGCGGGAGCAATTGCTGGATGCCTACGGCGTGGACTTCGCGGTGCTGATCGAGGCGAAGCTGCTGACGGTGGGTGTCCATCCCGACACCCACTTTGGCAACGAGATCGCACGCGCTCACAATGACTGGCTGCGGGAAAAATGGCTGCCTGCGGATCCCCGCTTTCTCGGCAGCATGCTGATCAACCTGCTCGACCCAACCGCCGCCGCTGCCGAAATCCGGCGGGTCGCCGGATCGGAGCGGATCGTGCAAGTCGTGATGACCAGCGCGACGCGCATCCCGCTCGGCGATCGCATTTACTGGCCGATCTATGAGGCGGCCTGCGAGGCAGGGCTGCCGGTGGCCGTCCACCCCGGTGCCGAGGGGAAAGGAGTCGCCGGGCAATTCAGCGCCGGCTTTCCCGCAAGCTATCTGGAGTGGCACACGAATCTGTCCCAGAACTTCATGGCCCAGCTCACAAGCTTGCTGTGCCGTGGCGCGATGAGCCAATTTCCCGAGCTGCGCTTCGTGATGGTCGAGGGCGGCTTCGGCTGGGTGCCGCATCTGCTGTGGCGGCTGGACAAGAATTGGAAGGGCTTGCGTTCTACCGTGCCATGGCTGGACCGTCCACCGAGCGAATACGTGCTGGAGCGGGTGCGCTTCACCAGCCAGCCGGTGGAGGAGCCGCCGTCGAATGACCAGCTGTTAGAACTGCTGCACATGATGCAGGCGGAGCGGACGCTGATGTTTTCGAGCGACTATCCGCATTGGGACAATGACTCGCCGCTGCGGGCGTTTCCCCGCTTGCCGGAGGAAATGAAGGAGCGGATTTTCTGGAAGAACGCGGCA